In one window of Bos mutus isolate GX-2022 chromosome 13, NWIPB_WYAK_1.1, whole genome shotgun sequence DNA:
- the FAM107B gene encoding protein FAM107B produces MAEPDYIDDDNPELIRPQKLVNPVKTSRNHQDLHRELLMNQKRGLAPQNKPELQKVMEKRKRDQVIKQKEEEAQKKKSDLEIELLKRQQKLEQLELEKQKLQEEQENAPEFVKVKGNLRRTGQEVAQTQES; encoded by the exons ATGGCCGAGCCAGACTATATAGACGATGACAATCCTGAACTCATTAGGCCTCAGAAACTAGTCAATCCTGTTAAGACGTCCCGGAACCATCAAGACCTTCACAGAGAACTTCTTATGAATCAGAAAAG GGGTCTTGCCCCTCAGAATAAACCAGAACTGCAGAAAgtgatggaaaagagaaaacGAGATCAAGtaataaagcagaaggaagaagaagcaCAAAAGAAGAAATCTGACTTGGAAATAGAACTATTAAAACGGCAGCAGAAGTTGGAGCAG CTTGAACTTGAGAAACAGAAATTGCAAGAAGAGCAAGAAAATGCCCCAGAGTTTGTGAAGGTTAAAGGCAATCTCAGAAGAACAGGCCAGGAAGTGGCGCAAACCCAGGAGTCGTAG